The following DNA comes from Halalkaliarchaeum sp. AArc-CO.
TCGCCGACGACGTCGAGGTCGTCGTGGGGGACGGCAGGGAGGTCGTCGGTGACGGCACCCAGCTTCCGGAACCCTGTTCGGTGGCTATTGTCGCCTTGCAGGCGGAACCGAAAGACGATATCGTCGATCGGTACCGACGGACGCAGGGCACCCCGAGCCGAGTAGTCGTCCGTCAGCCGCGGCCCGCGTTCTCGGCCGATTACGATCCGGTGACCACGGAATCGCGAGACGTCGCGTGCGACGGTGGCTGCTCGTCGACGTTCATCGCTCCTTCGAGAGACACCTCACCGTCGCCGGCTGACGCTGTTTCACACTGGATGGTAACGTTCGATCGATCGCTCCTGTTCCGGACGGAATGAAGCGGAAGATCGCGCTGTGGGTGATCGGATTTGCGACCCTGATCGGGTTGCTGTGGATCGCAGGATGGTCGGAGGTCCGGACTGTACTGGGCAGGTTCTCTCCCGGGATGCTTCTCGGGCTCCTCGCGTTGCAACTCGTCACACTCGGGCTCATCGCCTACCAGTGGCACTACGTGCTCCGGCGCGCGGAGATCCCGCTTCCGTTTTCCGAGGTCCTCGCCGTGAACCTCGCTGGGGGGTTCGTCGAGAGCGTTACTCCCTCCTCGAAACTCGGCGGCGAAGCCGCGAAAGTGTACCTGTTCCGTCGGCTGACCGGCGCCGGATACGACGAGGTTTCCTCGGCGTTGGTGGTGCACAAGTACGTCTCACTGGTTCCGTTCTTCCTGTTGTGTGTGGGGATTGCCGGTTTCGCCGGGATACGGACGGACGTGACGGTTTCTACGACCGCCTCGCTGGGACTGCTGGTCGTTGCGTTGTCGGCGACGGTGTTGACTGTCGCCCTCCATCGAGGATCGACGGCCGATCTGCCGGTCGGACGTTCGCCACTGTCTGGATCGCGGGTCAGGTCGACCGTGGGAACGATGGAACGTCTGCTCCCTCGGCGGATACGGCGATCGATCGATGGAGCGACGGGATTTCTTCGGCGGGCCCTTTCGAATGCCGGATCCCTGCTGACCGCTGCCGATCGTCGGTGGCTGTTTCTGGTCTCGTTTTTCGTCTGGGGACTGTACCCAGTCAAAATACATCTGGTGGCGCTGATGCTGGGGATCGACGTCGGGTTCGAGGTCGCGGCAGTTGGGACGATTCTCGCGTATCTCGTCAGTATCGCACCGCTTTCTCCCGGTGGGACCGGAACGTTCGAAGGGACACTGGCGGTGATCTTTCTGGCTGGGGGTGCCACGTTTTCGGAAGGGTTCACAGTCGCGATACTCTCGCGTGTCGTCGTGTTCTGGTTTCCGCTTTTGTTGTCTGCAGCGGCGGCGGCGTGGCTGGTGTCCTCGGATCACCGGCTCTCACCGGATGGACTGGAACT
Coding sequences within:
- a CDS encoding methyltransferase domain-containing protein, producing MGRLGNTVARLEKSCSVAPRLFDLYTRLYRSVVDREIELAEIDEDDVVLNVGCGAMPFTAALLAKRSGATVYALDHDQSVVREARRNLARAGVADDVEVVVGDGREVVGDGTQLPEPCSVAIVALQAEPKDDIVDRYRRTQGTPSRVVVRQPRPAFSADYDPVTTESRDVACDGGCSSTFIAPSRDTSPSPADAVSHWMVTFDRSLLFRTE
- a CDS encoding lysylphosphatidylglycerol synthase transmembrane domain-containing protein, whose amino-acid sequence is MKRKIALWVIGFATLIGLLWIAGWSEVRTVLGRFSPGMLLGLLALQLVTLGLIAYQWHYVLRRAEIPLPFSEVLAVNLAGGFVESVTPSSKLGGEAAKVYLFRRLTGAGYDEVSSALVVHKYVSLVPFFLLCVGIAGFAGIRTDVTVSTTASLGLLVVALSATVLTVALHRGSTADLPVGRSPLSGSRVRSTVGTMERLLPRRIRRSIDGATGFLRRALSNAGSLLTAADRRWLFLVSFFVWGLYPVKIHLVALMLGIDVGFEVAAVGTILAYLVSIAPLSPGGTGTFEGTLAVIFLAGGATFSEGFTVAILSRVVVFWFPLLLSAAAAAWLVSSDHRLSPDGLELPVGTARFRE